A section of the Chlorocebus sabaeus isolate Y175 chromosome 13, mChlSab1.0.hap1, whole genome shotgun sequence genome encodes:
- the LOC103239946 gene encoding signal recognition particle 14 kDa protein — protein MVLLESEQFLTELTRLFQKCWTSGSVYITLKKYDGRTKPIPKKGTVEGFEPADNKCLLRATDGKKKISTVVSSKEVNKFQMVYSNLLRANMDGLKKRDKKNKTKKTKAAAAAAAAAAAAAPAAAATTATTATAATAATAATPTATAATAATAATAAQQRAQISCFHQLTTEL, from the coding sequence ATGGTGTTGTTGGAGAGCGAGCAGTTCCTGACGGAGCTGACCAGACTTTTCCAGAAGTGCTGGACGTCGGGCAGCGTCTATATCACCTTGAAGAAGTATGACGGTCGAACCAAACCCATTCCAAAGAAAGGTACTGTGGAGGGCTTTGAGCCCGCAGACAACAAGTGTCTGTTAAGAGCTACCGATGGGAAAAAGAAGATCAGCACTGTGGTGAGCTCCAAGGAAGTGAATAAGTTTCAGATGGTTTATTCAAACCTACTGAGAGCTAACATGGATGGGCTGaagaagagagacaaaaagaacaaaactaagaAGACCaaagcagcagcagcggcagcagcagcagcagcagcagcagcacctgccgcagcagcaacaacagcaacaacagcaacagcagcaacagcagcaacagcagcaacaccaacagcaacagcagcaacagcagcaacagcagcaacagcagcacaGCAAAGGGCACAAATTTCCTGCTTTCACCAATTAACCACTGAATTGTAA